CTGCGCTCAGGTGGGTATCTCGCGGGCCTCGTTCTACCGGATACGCCGACGCGCTGAGCACGAGGGCCTGGCTGCCGCGCTGACACCGCGTTCACGGGCCCCGCGCCACCCGGCGCGGGTGTGGGACCAGGGCACTGATGAGCGCATCGCCCAGGTTCGCGCCGACCTGCTCGCCGCCGGCCGGGAGGCGGGTCCGGCCTCGGTGTGGTGGGTGATGAGCCAGGGCGCCAGCGTTCCGGCTCCCTCGCGCGCGACGATCGCCCGCAGCCTACGCAGAGCCGGCCTGGTGGTCCCCGCCCCGCGCAAGCGGCCCAGGACGTCGTACAAGCGCTTCACCCGCAGCGCGGCCAACGAGCTGTGGCAGATCGACGGCTTCCAATGGCACCTGGAGGACCGTCTGGTGACCGTCTACCAGGTCGTTGACGACTGCTCGCGGGTCATCACCGCCCTGAGGGCCTGCTGGGGCGGTGAGAGCGTGGCAGGCGCCCGCATGGTCCTTGAGGAGGCCTTCGCCACCTGGGGGCGTCCGGCGGCGATCCTGTCGGACAACGCGCTGGCGTTCAACACCAGCCGTATCACTGGCCCGGGAGCCACCGAGAAGTGGCTGGCATCCCTGGGGGTGCGTCCCATCAGCGGGCGGGTGGGCCACCCTCAGACCCAGGGCAAGGTCGAGCGCTCCCACCAGCCGGCAGCCGCCTGGCTGCGCGCCCACCCGGCCAGCACCCTTGAGGAGCTCAACGCCGAGCTGGACCGCTTCACCAGCTACTACAACACCGAGCGCCAGCACCAGGGCCACGGCGTCGCACTGACCCCGCTGAGGGTATGGGCTCAGACCCCCAGGGCGCTGGCCAGCCCAGCCCCCATCGACCTGGAGCGCCTACCAGCCGGTGGCGGCCCCATCAGCCTGCCCGACCCCGCCGATCCCGACCAGGCCGTGGACCGCGCCCGACGCACCGTGATGTCCAACGGGTGCGTGTCCTACAAGGACCGTGCACTGTCACTGGGCCAGACCATGCGCGGCGTCGAGGTCACCCTGATCGAGTACACCACGCGCCTGGACCTCTACGACCCCGACGGGCGCCGCTTCGTGTCCCTGCCCTGGCCCCAACCCACCCAGAGGCAGCAAGGCAACCGCTCCACCATCGACACCAAGAAACCGCCCTACCGACTCATCCCGCTACCACCCCGACGCCCCCGAACGTCTCACAGGTCATAACCCCAACCAGTGTCTCAGAAGTCATGACACCCAAATGTCTCAGAAGTGAGGAGACAACACAGAGGGTTAAAGGTACGACCGTGAGGATTACCCTACGATCACGCGGAAAGGCGATGATGTGGAAAGGCGAACGCGTGGGACAGCGATGCGGGACGGTGCCGCGGCAGAGCCCGAGTGTGAGACAGGGCTCGGGTGCGTGGCGCGGGCCGGATGGAGTTGGTGTCAGTGGGTGCCCTCGAACTACAGTTGACCTGCAACGACAGGGGAGCGCCCCGTCGTCGGCCCGGCCGCCACTGGCCGATGGGCCGCCTCCGACGGCGCTGAGAGTGCGGAAACCCGCAGACCCTCGAACCTGCTCCGGTTAGTACCGGCGAAGGAAGTCGAGACCATCTCCCCGGCGCGCCGCAGGTGGTCGCCGGGCCCTCCGGAGAACCATCCAGGAGGCACACATGAGCATCCAGTCCAACCCCCGCTCGGGCCGGCCCGGCCACCCCACCCCGGCCCTCAGCCGCCGCGCCCTGCTCGCCGGAACCGCCGCCGGCGCCGTCGGCCTGAGCCTGGCCGCCTGCGGCAAGGGCAAGAAGGCCGGCTCCCAGGCCGACTCCAAGACCGTCACCGTCGTCACCCACGACTCCTTCCACGTCTCGGAGGACCTCCAGAAGGCCTTCACCTCCGAGACCGGCTACACCCTCAAGATCGCCACCTCCGGGGACGCCGGCGCCCTGGTCAACAAGCTCGTCCTGACCAAGGACGCCCCCCTGGGCGACGCCGTCTTCGGCATCGACAACACCTACGCCACCCGCGCCCTCGACCAGGGCGTTATCGACACCTCCGCCACCGTCACCCTGCCCAAGGGCGCCGAGAGCTATGTCGTCGCCGACACCCCGGCCCTGGCGCCCATCGACGTCGGCGACGTCTGCCTCAACATCGACACCGGCTACTTCACCGGCAAGGGCCTGACGCCCCCGGCCACCTTCGAGGACCTCACCAAGCCCGAGTACAAGGGCCTGTTCGTGGCCATCAACCCCACGAACTCCTCACCCGGCATGGCCTGGCTGCTGGCCACCATCGGCCACTTCGGCGCCGGCTCCTTCGCCGACTACTGGAAGCAGCTCATGGCCAACGGCGCCCGGATCGCCGAGGACTGGAGCGCCGCCTATGAGACCGACTTCTCCGGCAGCGGCAAGGGCACCTACCCCATCGTCGTGTCCTACGCCTCCTCGCCCTCCTTCACGGTCTCCAAGGACAAGAGCTCCAGCTCCACCTCCGCCCTGCTGGACACCGCCTTCCGCCAGGTCGAGTACGCCGGCGTCCTCAAGGGCGCCGCCAACCCCGAGGGCGGCAAGGCCTTCGTGGAGTGGATGCTCTCCAAGGCCGTCCAGGAGGACATTCCCGGCCAGATGTACATGTACCCGGTCCTGCCCGACGCCGCCTTGCCCGAGGCCCTCACCAAGTTCGGCCAACTGTCGAAGTCGCCGGTGAAGGTCGAGCCCAAGGAGATCACCACCCACCGCGAGGAGTGGCTGAACACCTGGACCGAGGCCGTCGGCAAGTGAGTACGCCGGGTGAGGAGACCGCAGGGGCCGCCGACGCCGCCGCGCGAGCCGACGCCGGAGCCTCCCGGAACGCTGAGCCCGCCGGGACGCCCCGCCGGGCTCGGGCGGTGGCCGGGGGGCCGCGCTCGGCGGACAGCTCGGGAGGCGGTCCGGTCCGGCCCGACGCCGCGCGAGCCGGCGGGCCGGGCGCCGGCGGCCCCCGGCCCGGTTGGGGTGAGCGGGCCGGCTGGACCCTGGCCGTCGTCGGCCCGCTGGCCTTCCTGGCGGTCTTCTTCGCCTGGCCCGTGGCCACGCTCATGGGCCGCGGCCTCGCCCCCGACGGCGCCCTGGACCTGAGCGGCTTCGGCGAGGTCCTGGCCCGCGAGCGCACCTGGCGGATCCTCACCCAGACCCTCACCCAGGCGGTACTGGGCACCGCCGTGTGCGTGGCCCTCGGCATCCCCGGCGCCCTCGTCCTCTACCGGCGCGCCTTCCCCGGCCGCGACCTGCTGCGCGGGGTGGTGACCGTGCCCTTCGTGCTGCCCAGCGTCGTCGTCGGCGTCGCCTTCCACGCCCTGGTCACCCGCGGCGGGCCCCTGGAGGCCCTGGACCTGGACGGGACGCTGACCGCGGTGGTGGCCGCGCTGGCCTTCTTCAACTACGGGCTCGTGGTGCGCACCGTGGGCACCATGTGGTCGCGGCTCGACCCGCGCGCCGTGGAGGCCGCCCGGGCGCTGGGGGCCTCGCCGATGCGGGCCTTCGCCACCGTCACCCTGCCCGCGCTGGCCCCCGCCATCGCCTCAGCCGCCTCCCTGACCTTCCTGTTCTGCGCCACCGCCTACGGGGTGGTCCTCGTGCTCGGCGGGGTGGGGATCGGCACCATCGAGACCGAGATCTACCGGCTGACCACCCAGTACCTCGACCTGCGGGGCGCCGCCGTCCTGTCCGTGGTCCAGCTCGGCGTCATCGCCCTGGCCCTGTGGGTGGCCGAGCGGGCGCGCGCCGCCACCCAGACGCGCCTGCGCCTGCGCACCGAGGTGCCCGCCGGGCGGCTGCGGGCCGCCGACACCCCCGCGCTCGCGCTCACCGCGGTCACGGTCGGGGGGCTGCTGGTGGCGCCGATGGCGGTGCTGGTGGTGCGCTCCCTGCAGCGCGACGGCGCCTGGACCCTGGCGAACTACACCGACCTGGGCTCGACCGGCGGGCGCAGCTCCCTGCTCGTGACCGTGTGGGAGGCGGCCGCCAACTCGGTGTCCGTGGCCGTGGCGGCTGCGGCCATCGCCCTGAGCCTGGGGGTCGCGGTGTGCCTGGTGGTCTCGCGCCGACCCCGCAGCCGGGCGCTGGCCCGGGTCATCACCGGGCTCGACGCCGCCTTCATGCTGCCGCTGGGCGTCTCCGCCGTGACGGTCGGCTT
This region of Actinomyces oris genomic DNA includes:
- a CDS encoding integrase core domain-containing protein is translated as MSVEEFCAQVGISRASFYRIRRRAEHEGLAAALTPRSRAPRHPARVWDQGTDERIAQVRADLLAAGREAGPASVWWVMSQGASVPAPSRATIARSLRRAGLVVPAPRKRPRTSYKRFTRSAANELWQIDGFQWHLEDRLVTVYQVVDDCSRVITALRACWGGESVAGARMVLEEAFATWGRPAAILSDNALAFNTSRITGPGATEKWLASLGVRPISGRVGHPQTQGKVERSHQPAAAWLRAHPASTLEELNAELDRFTSYYNTERQHQGHGVALTPLRVWAQTPRALASPAPIDLERLPAGGGPISLPDPADPDQAVDRARRTVMSNGCVSYKDRALSLGQTMRGVEVTLIEYTTRLDLYDPDGRRFVSLPWPQPTQRQQGNRSTIDTKKPPYRLIPLPPRRPRTSHRS
- a CDS encoding thiamine ABC transporter substrate-binding protein, with the protein product MSIQSNPRSGRPGHPTPALSRRALLAGTAAGAVGLSLAACGKGKKAGSQADSKTVTVVTHDSFHVSEDLQKAFTSETGYTLKIATSGDAGALVNKLVLTKDAPLGDAVFGIDNTYATRALDQGVIDTSATVTLPKGAESYVVADTPALAPIDVGDVCLNIDTGYFTGKGLTPPATFEDLTKPEYKGLFVAINPTNSSPGMAWLLATIGHFGAGSFADYWKQLMANGARIAEDWSAAYETDFSGSGKGTYPIVVSYASSPSFTVSKDKSSSSTSALLDTAFRQVEYAGVLKGAANPEGGKAFVEWMLSKAVQEDIPGQMYMYPVLPDAALPEALTKFGQLSKSPVKVEPKEITTHREEWLNTWTEAVGK
- a CDS encoding ABC transporter permease, yielding MSTPGEETAGAADAAARADAGASRNAEPAGTPRRARAVAGGPRSADSSGGGPVRPDAARAGGPGAGGPRPGWGERAGWTLAVVGPLAFLAVFFAWPVATLMGRGLAPDGALDLSGFGEVLARERTWRILTQTLTQAVLGTAVCVALGIPGALVLYRRAFPGRDLLRGVVTVPFVLPSVVVGVAFHALVTRGGPLEALDLDGTLTAVVAALAFFNYGLVVRTVGTMWSRLDPRAVEAARALGASPMRAFATVTLPALAPAIASAASLTFLFCATAYGVVLVLGGVGIGTIETEIYRLTTQYLDLRGAAVLSVVQLGVIALALWVAERARAATQTRLRLRTEVPAGRLRAADTPALALTAVTVGGLLVAPMAVLVVRSLQRDGAWTLANYTDLGSTGGRSSLLVTVWEAAANSVSVAVAAAAIALSLGVAVCLVVSRRPRSRALARVITGLDAAFMLPLGVSAVTVGFGFLITLARPPLALTRSWWILPLAQAVVAVPLVVRTLLPALRAIDPRQREAAAALGAGPGRVLATVDGPQLLRAGGLAAGFALATSLGEFGATSFLARPQEPTLPVVVYRLIGSPGSQNQGMALAGGVVLAVGSTAVMLGCEWLQTRFGPGRGGSAGTTTRPGGASVHRSAPQRATSADAGQHAAGATGGNNKAARSRGPRTDGGERP